The following DNA comes from Diorhabda carinulata isolate Delta chromosome 3, icDioCari1.1, whole genome shotgun sequence.
GGGATATGTCTGTtgtattttctagtttttggaATCACCGGAAAGAAAACGaaaggaaaattttcaaaattaccgGACTGTAATTTATGTACAGGGCAATTGTTGTGATGTTATTTTTTACACTAGTCGACAACCTAATTAGAGCATACTCGAGGAAATATAATCATTGCTTAGGAATACGTTGAtgatctctttcctcaactgtaAAAAAGTTCGTAAATCTTATGATAAAAGGTCGTGAATTTTCTtctaacgaggaggtaataaaagctgtgaaggTTTGGTTTGCggaacaagaagaaacatttttttttgaaaggtctagagccgttgcaggttcgctgtaataaatgtatccaattaagaggagaatatgttgagtaataaaatatttggtattgaaattttgtttggttctatactAGGctaagatttttcaatatatcctcgtatatgcaaccaaaacaaaaagaaacagtAAACGTGCATAATTCAGTCCTAGTCATTGAGTTTATCGGGTTATTTAAACTTCACCGTTAATTTTACAAATGAACAAAAGTTCATATATAACTTTATTACATTGTTGTAAGTAActatgaaaatttgtaaattttagtAGATAGATAAGTCGTAGATAAAGTATAAGGTTCTACTTGCTTCTACTCGATTAGTTACTTCATCTTCATCACATATCACCAACATTATGGAATTTATTCATCATTCTTAATTCACCTTTATATAAAGATTCTTTTTACATGAGCTGTCGCCCTTTAAGATGATGCTATAATAGCCCATTCGGTTATTGTACGAAGCAatttgaaagtaataaaaataaggttaacCTTCATTATCCATTACTATCCCtttcaataatatgaaataatttatttcactttCTGGTTGTTaataatgttataaaatatttcttggaaAGGAATCTATCGACGTAAATTTTGAGGGATGCGCATAAAATTACATCTAGTGCCTATAGTTTACGTTTGGAATGATAATTTCTGAACACcctttatattttccaattgtTAGTTTGTTTTCAAACTTCGGAATTCAATTGATTGcgattataaaattaatactgACCCAAACCTGTTGACCTGGTTATCTTTATTAACACAAAGAGTAAGGCGAAGTTGTTTTTAAGTTATTGACCAGACTTGATAGTGACAGAGACATACTTCTACCATGAACGTCCAGTCTCGTTAGTTAAATATTTCGTCTAGTCAGAGATATGAACGAAGTGAAGTTTTGGTTTTGTTTTCTATCTTTTTggatttataataattttgtattgaCAGTGCCTAAGTTAAGAACAGATATATGGCGTGAAGTTAATAGTGAATATGAACATGATACGAAGttgcttaaaaataaattcgtcCATGGGGATACTTCTAGATTGCCCAGGGGTATGTTTCCAACATATTACAGCGGCAATATTATAAGAAGCGAAATCTTTACTATTTTTCAAACGTTtggaattcatttttttcatataagtaGTAGTAACCGAGAATGTTTAACTAAGCTGCTTAAAAAATGGTTAAgtatactaaaaattatttcaatttgaattaaaaaatgaacaatcgTCTAAATAAAGTGAGCAAATCAGTTGATAAAAAACGactaattatattataaacaaatctactcaattttaccaataatttctaaaaaaattaaattggatTAATTGTGACTTTCCTCTTTAATGAGAAAGAGGATGGTACATTTTGAAAATGACGTAGATATCTGTTTACCTTTATTTTTCAGaaaccattaatttttttcgaagttAATGCTTTTGACTGTTTTGGAAACATATTTTTccgatttttgtttgaaaaatgcGCGTAGTTTTgcatattttgatatatcaatacAGTTTTTTTAGTTATGGTTCTCTTCAGCATAGAATGTTGaaggtttttattttcttgataactCTTTGAAATAAATGAGTATTTTATTCTGAAGTCCATAAAGTAACTGTTTTAAGTACCTAgtagcaaattattttttgtcaacctataaatagtattaaaaaCCACAAGAAAATTATTCCTACAATTATTGACAGTAACAATAATTGTGCAGTGAGAAACTCTCTATGTAGAACGTATGGAAATGATGAGAAAAGTAGAACATTTTATTTGTTCTAAGATaacaattattcatattcatattattcaaaaaagggatcccgtctctaggatagacagaaaactgaaaaatatttggggtttgctcagtacaaaatttttgtaacgcCATctgtattcaagataaagggcgttgaagaaaaaacgattatacaaattttttacgattttcccgcaactactggcaacattgtattgaaattttatacgaatttaagcttggaagctgatacattcaatgaatttgttttatgtctgactctcatagagggcgctagttataAGGTTCGTAcgaagtagtattgaacataactttttcaatattagaaatatattttgttttgaggTTGACATATATTAAACTCtttgtcaaatataaaaaaacccACTTTGATATGTTATCCAactcataaaaatgaaaaattagactTGAAGTTTTTATTTACGAAAACACAAATTTTCTCGACTCGACTGTCGCCCTACTGTTTTTTGCGTACTATGCCAAGATGGATGGATAAACATGACAAAGATGGCGTGTTGCATAGCAAACGATCCATTCTGGAGTAATGGGAATTTGCTTTGCGGGGTATTCACTTTGCATGACCTTCCCCTATATATCcaaaaaacttatatttctGTTACCATTTTTCagtgttgaatttttttcctgTGCCCGTAGAGGAAGAATGCAATGCCAATGATGGTCGACGCAAAGGTAAGGTTAGTTTGACTAATTATACATACTAtagtaataatttcattatattttgatatacatggttaattcaaacaaaaagtaTTACAGAAGACTAATATGTACGATGTTAATGATAGTAATTAATACAGTGGAACCTCTCTAACTCGAATCTCCTTAACTCGAAAACCTCTCcaactcgaaaaaaaatttgtcctGTGCGAAATCCTCTCGAATACTCGAAAAACTCATTGTAAAATCACAACCTCTGTAACTCGAAGTCTGATCGACCGACAAAGTCCTTTATTTTTAGccctaataataaaatttagcGTATAACTCGAAACGACGATCACAAGCAACTCGAAATGCGAAAATGtaatagtatattacgtaaCAAGAGTTGAAGTAGGGGAAGTCGGGGGAATACCGCGCGCCTAAGGAGAAATGtccaaaatttgattaatatgaaatgaataaatttcatttttacccCACGTAGACTGAATTATATTAGTTACTTAAGGAACTACCCAAAAccttattattgttaatatttgtaatttgacTAATAAATTTATGAGGTGTAGTAAAGCGCGGTATTCCTCCGCATAAAGGGTAATGCATCGCATGCTCTGGGGAATACTCCGCATGTATATCTAATATGcctaatgaataaaaaaaactgtaagaAGCCAAAGTCATCatatttggaaatgttttattgttcgATATATAAACGAAAAATCCAACCAAAATTCTTAACAGCAGTAttttaagattaaaaaaaatacataagtACCTAACAAAAGTATTTAATTGCCAACAATAAAATAtggtttgttatttattgaaattccgTTTTTTTGCGTCTGCAGTACACATATCGCAAGTATATCCATCAGCTGTACTCCATCCACTACACTCAGAATGTGACCAATTTGAACAGAAAGTACAACGGTACCATAATTCATGATTCTGTCCAAATTCTCCGCAAACTAAGCAAACGTCATTATTTTGACAATCTACATCGTCTAGTTCATCATTATCGCATAACTGTCTTTCGTCATAACTACTTTCAGAATCAGAGTCTTCTACTATTTTTCTTACACAAGATGTTGCTGtcttattaataaatttttcctttctATTTCTCTTTTTGTCTTCTGTAAGTTTCTtcttatcttttttttcttgtttagcTTCCAGTTGTTTTTTCAGTGGAGTGGAAGTAAAAATCTCTGAATGTTGTGTTTTGTAGGATTTGGCTACAGTTTTTTTCTCAGTCATTACTGGCAGCGGTACTATTTTCTCCATAAGATTCAGTGATTCATTGAGAgataagttttctttaaaaaactgaGTAGGTTTATTTCCTTTTTGAGGTGGAGTGATTTCATTTTTAGCTTGCGTAGCAGTACTAGTTTCTTGCTGGAAATTAAAATGAACTTCTCTTACTGTATTATTCTGTTTCGAAGTTCCAGGTTGTTCTATATTTTCTTGGTTCTATTGATCCATTTCGTTAGTGGTAGTTTCAGTAATGCCAATTGAGATTTGGATATTAGTGGCGTCTGTGTGATCTAATGTAAAAAAGTCATCATCTGAAAATTTGTCAGGGTCCAGGGGCCATATTCCAGCAGCCTTGAATCCAGAAATTCCTTTTTCCATTGAAGCTACTTTTAGATATGCTTTATTGAACAGTTTGGCTAGTTCATAATGCGTTATGCGATTCCATTAGCTCGGCAATATTCATATATAGTTCCCCCGACTTCCCCTAACTCATTACGAGGCTTCAGTGAGTAAAATATAACTCCTGTATCGTACTAcactttttctacgcccattcaTAGCATGATACTTAAGAAAACGTGttctttttatgtaattttagatttattttacATGTGTCAACCTAACAGCACATTAACTTCTAAGACTGAATCATGTTTTGGTGAAAGGCACAGCAAGGAAAGAGTTACCGTGCTATTAGCCGCCAATGCAAGCATGGATGATGATCGAATTGTTCACTGAATGGTTATTGTCTCTCGAAAAACAAATGATGCAACAAAAGCGAAAAATTTTACTGTCTATTATACTTTTCCTTTCGCCAATTGCTTCAAAAAAGCAGGTTTTGCAGATGACACCTCTTTAGAATTAGAGTCTGAAACTGATTGTTATTCGAACATCCTGCGCATTTCAATATTCAACTTTCGATGagtttgttaattttgatgATGGTATTTCTGCGTACGGACTATACAAATTCTGACATTATTACAAGTGTAAGAAATGAAGACAAGAAAGATTCTGATGACAGGACGAGTTACACACTACACTCTGTAACAAGTCATGATGCGAAACGTGCCCTTGATAAATtggtgataatattttttcatctctACATACCATCGATAATATCATAGATCTTCAATCTATTAAATCAAAATCTCAAAGAAAAATAAccgattttttcttcaattaaattgtgtaaaattttttgatcgacatgaagaaaattaattgaaaaatgttaaccTCTGTAACTCGAAGTAAATTTATTTCACCTCTTTATCTCGAAGTCTCCCTTACTCGAAAATCCTTTAACTCGAAATAGATTGCTTGTCCCTTGAGTTTCTAGTTAGAGAGGTTTCACTGTAATAAACACTATCTATAATTTGTCtcatatcaaaatttaagaaaGTTGCATAATTTGGTTTGTGCTTGGCATCAATTGATATCAAATTACCTCGTGAATTGTGGATGATCACTTGATAATGAGAATGCTTTCCTCAAGATAGATACCGGTTTTGCCCACAGTCAACCACAAACACAATTGTTTGTCAACTAAGCAGGAGTATTTGATGTGGTTCGACCGAACTATGGACGAGATTTTGCATCGTCTCTTAACCGTGAACAAATCTTAACCTACAACACACCAGAAAGCAAACATTAGTCATAACAATGTTTCTCGGAGTTAATCAGCGTTCGAGACGGCCAATATGGATTTGTCAGCCAATGCAATCGAGACGATCATTTTTTGAGACACACGCAGTATAATACCTCCAAACAATCCATGGCGAATATTACACCAACATATTGGGTTGATTTGAAGAGAAGTAGCATATATTCATGAATTAGGACACCGGAAAATTAGGAAACTGGACAACGTTGGACATGTGGTATGGAGCCGACACGATAGTactttggaaaacaaaatatatatatttttttaaatcttgagttttatttaaaatgatacGAGCTTATTGTATCGTCCTTGTACATCTTTTTGGAAATTAATGAGCTTTCACCAAAAGAACAAAACAATTTTGGCATCGAGAATTAATCTTACCTAATCCAAACGACAAAAAGAGCGAATCCTGAAAAAAGGAAATTGAGTTTGGTCAAATTAAAAGATTTTCATCAATATCTTTTTCGATCATAATTGTCAGAGACACTATGCGTTTTGGACagtaattttcataaaaatggtACAATACAACAGCTTAAACATCAATAATGGTTTTGATAACAACAATCCTGTAATCTTGAGCTCTATGAATATTGGAAAAGCTTAAAGGAACGTAATTAAAAAGGAACcttccattatttattatttcaaagtaatttaTGGAAATAGTGAAACAAGTGATTTGGATAGATCgatttatagttttttggttGTTATCGTTTAAAACTGAAGTCAAAGGAATTAAATATATATCCACcacattaatttatattattttaagtatGAAACAACAATACGTTGCTTTAGCGTGGCGTACCAATAATAAACTAATACCCACAAAACATACCTTGAAACGATATAATACATCGAATAAAATCTTTTTCAGGAGTTTGCATGAATACATACGAATGTAAAATGAAAAGTGGAGTATCCTTTGGTTCATGTGCTTATGGATTTGGAGTTTGCTGCGTATGTAAGTGTGTAAGTTAATTCTAGgattataatcacttttttgcatttttgacaTAACCACAAGCATTCAAAGTCCAATAATCTTTTTAGATGATTATTACTGTCTTTAGAAAATATTCCCTCGCTACAGCTGTCCTTATTTTAAATCTTGCTCATATTAAGGAAATAGCTTGATTTCTTCTTAGTAGTTCTTCACTCTATTTTTTCCTCCATATTTTCTTCAGTGTTACGCGTGGATAAACATTGAATTACAGATGGTTTTCAATGGAATTTAGTTCAAGTAAATATACTGTTACATTATATACTTGGTATTGTTTGTTACTAAATGTCAcacaaaataataatggaaatattgTAGAATGAAAAACAAACAGTAACTACTAGTTACAAAAccaaatcaacaaattttctacCATTTAAAGTAGATTGAATAGAAATGAGAAGTAAAGAATCTTTTGTATTGTTCATATATTTCTCACAAACGTTAAAGTTCCACCTTTATACACATCTGGAAGCTTTTTCTTCAACGATTCTGGTTTCATCTGAAAAAGAAGTGTTTGCAACTTTTCATTTATCCAGTTTTGATGTTGAAGGCACCAATTCAGGCGTGTAACTTCTTCTGATATACAACCCTGGAGCAGaggtttttgaatttttcacctGAACGACACTTGTGAATTCTAGGGGTTtgacaattatacaaaaaattgactTTGTTTAACATCCACTATCTCTGATCTCTTTGGACCATTCATTTAATGTAGACCTATgagttaatgaaaaattatctatGTACATGAAATAGTTCACCTACTAAAGAAAcggtattttattattaaatatcattaaatatcattaaatacaataaatattatttatttacatttacatgtTATAATATAATTGTTATATAGTTAGTGGAAGTTGATGAATCTATTTTTTCAGTTACCGCTACATGCgacaatgaaattttcaacaacaTCACTTATTTCGTCAATCCTGATTTTCCTGATCTGACAAAAGGCATGTCTTCTTGTTTATTGATGGTAAAAAAGATGGACGACGACATTGCTCAGATACGTTTGGATTTTATACACTTTAATTTGGTTAGTATAAAAAACAAcacagaatttttaattttttactgcatatttttcaatatagaattttttttgattcTGGAAGTGTGCGGTTTTATAGTATATTCTTTGAGGTAAACTATGTCAAAGCGAAACAGTCAAAGTTGTATTGATATTGTTCATTAGTTTGCATGAAAGGTTAAATATGATGAAGCTATCTGTATCAACAATTCAAacgaatatttgaatatttccaaaCTCAATCCAACTAATTTTTCTGTCGACATATCACATTAACTGAAACTACatcaagaaatgaaaattgagtTGATACCATGGACATTATCCGAGGAATATGCTCccaagaaagaaaaaacaattttttgtccgGGGTCATGACCACTGTAAGATCTAAATGTGTTATCTTtgttgattatttagaaaaagaagaaacgaAAACTGAGTAATATTATGCTAGCTTCCTGACTTGTTTTGATGCTGATCGGCATTTGGAGGAAAATAATCGATCGACGTTATCTACCACATTCACCTGATCTGACTCTCTACGATCACTTTCTATTcccaacttaaaaaaaaatggctTGATGGAAGCGCTTTCACATAACAAAGAAAGGATAGTAGAGACAAACCCTTATTCTCCGAAACTTTcgatttaatttttggattgctagaaaaaatagaaactgaCTGATGTACAGAGTGAAAAGTATTTTATGTTGGAAAATAAGACTTTCTCATTGAAAAGTCGCTCGACCCTTGAACCACCTTCGTCTTACAAGctcttgaatttttatttctactcaTCTAGTCACAATAAGCATCGAACTAATCTATGAGTGGCgaaatatatatgtaaatactttcatgcttctaaatgttcttgattttaggtgtcttctgttttaaaattagttttatttgatagttttttttttaaatatttggataaagacttgaaaaattaatattttttaagtattttttttaatatttaatcttGCAAGGGACTTTCTGTGTATTTTCAAACTGATATTCATCCTAGTACAAACCTTGAACAATGATGAGGTATTTTTTCTTACACTTGTCATCCTATTTTACGTAATTGGATCATAAACTTCTTCATAATAAGTTCCATGAggattttcacaataatttggAAGGAGCCGTTTCTATTTTAGATTTATGATTTTATGAATGGTTGTATTCATAGttaatttttataccaatttatatttcaaattcaggGACAGCCTAACAGAAAAAACGGAGTGTGTGAGGACGATGTATTTCTATTGTCGACTGGAAATACTGCGAGAGATGTAACTTTATGCGGACTTAACAGTGGACAGCACAGtaagtaaattattgaaatcaagACTGTTGATTAGTGTCTTTTTTTCCTTGTGGGTGGGAAATACGtgaatatttttcgatttcgattttaattgtgttttaattttattttatagtttatttcgaCGTCGAGAATATACaagaacatataaaaataagtatgaaACTGAATAGAAAAGCAGTAAATAGACTTTGGGAAGtgaaaataacacaaattcCTTTTTCACAAAGGGCGCCAGCTGGatgtttacaatattttgaagGTAATAGCATAGTATGCAAATAATTTGTCTAACTTTGGTTAACAGAAACGGTTAGCCTATTTCTTCGCGCAGGCGACCATCCTTGTAGAAACACCTTGAAAATGAAACTTTCATTGGCATAGCTGTGCTTCTCCTGAGTATTTTGGAAACTTTTTGTAACTACTTAAATTTAGTGACTCATCTGCCAACAAAAAAATGGACATAAAAACGATGAATGCGAACGATTGCTCGAtctaaatttcatattttcacacagaaatttgatatttcgaaTGTAAGGACTGCCAAcatgaaaaaaagtgaaaaagtcTTTGCACTCTCAGCTCTAGAGACGATAGCGCATTTTTTATCGTTAGCAATCGGTAGATATTGACAAAAATCgtgattttaaatgtttttaacatttaattttgtaaaggtatgggaaaaatcacattttggttagtttaattgattttttcctaataatacccaaaatttttttcaattctgcaGATCTACCGTTAACGTGTTAAATGTAAAAAACTCGAGCTCGTTATAATTGCCTCCCGTGAGAATATATCGCTGCTACAGACAGACAAAATGCTAGTAATACtgcatatttttgtaaaaaaaaactgtattgaaACTTAGTTTacgataattttttctaaaaccgtaaaaaattaattatcaatacCGCCACATTTAGATATTAACAAATTCAATTACTGAGAGAAACTTGACAAAGTATACTTGTCCAATAATAATAAGtcttaaataattgaaaattcacaaattaactttgttaaatataatataaatgaatgtTCTACTAAATTAGGTAGATCTGATCAAAAATTACTACGAATGTCATCCCTACAAActtatataattgaatgtaaAGTATACCAATCAAGCAAATGAAGTAGGAAACGTATAACGTTAGTTTTGAATGCTACTACAACAGCCAGTGATTTTTGTAGATTATTCATTTAGATACCATAACTTAAGAAACATCTTACAATAATCACTAACCGATAGTGATTATGTTAATGGTCACAGTTTATgaaatcattaattatttcgTGAGATTTactatgattttttcaaatctttatttcGCTTGAAATAACAGATAGGTTaataatttgagttttattttgaaaaattaaatcgaAGTACATAGAGAGGAGAATGTCCTAAACATATGTTATATtccaataaaatgttttttattagtttttatctCATAATTTTTCAggcg
Coding sequences within:
- the LOC130891716 gene encoding uncharacterized protein LOC130891716, with the translated sequence MNEVKFWFCFLSFWIYNNFVLTVPKLRTDIWREVNSEYEHDTKLLKNKFVHGDTSRLPRVLNFFPVPVEEECNANDGRRKGVCMNTYECKMKSGVSFGSCAYGFGVCCVFTATCDNEIFNNITYFVNPDFPDLTKGMSSCLLMVKKMDDDIAQIRLDFIHFNLGQPNRKNGVCEDDVFLLSTGNTARDVTLCGLNSGQHIYFDVENIQEHIKISMKLNRKAVNRLWEVKITQIPFSQRAPAGCLQYFEGSTGVVQTLNFAENGRHLANQDYNICIRQEEEMCGIVYEPCHENAFRISANNGNDDGDLGSGDFVDSSEGGQMETCEDKITVPCESDDLLSPGDEDLLQGTCDISHCGSSLCPAGERPCRIESTVTPFVIGVHFGPSLRDESPEDNLGMCLVYKQLPCNV